In Natranaerobius thermophilus JW/NM-WN-LF, the genomic stretch GCAAAATAAAACCAGGTGACCAAATACGTGTACTGACTTAAATTTAAATATTGTCAAAAGATAAAGGGGGCATTGAAGTTACATGAAGCCACCAGTGATTTCTATAGCGGGGAAGTCAAAAAATGGTAAAACTACTCTAATTTGTAATCTGGTGACAAAACTAAAAGAAAAAGGGTATCAGGTAGCAACAATCAAGCATGATGTCCATGGATTTGATATTGACAAACCAGGTAAGGATACTTGGAAGCACGGGGAAGCTGGAGCGGATACTGTAGTAATTTCATCTCCTTATAAAATGGCAATGATTGAGCAATTAAACCAGGAAAGATCAATTGAACAAATACAAGA encodes the following:
- the mobB gene encoding molybdopterin-guanine dinucleotide biosynthesis protein B, translated to MKPPVISIAGKSKNGKTTLICNLVTKLKEKGYQVATIKHDVHGFDIDKPGKDTWKHGEAGADTVVISSPYKMAMIEQLNQERSIEQIQEKIGDGVDIVLTEGYKRGPKPKIEVIRDKGDNIPLCSNEDNLYALACENLQEVKKMLPENLRNISVFSWDDYDGIINFIEESLVL